GAGCCGTGCCCTCGATCTGGCGCATCGCACCTTCCAGATCGATGGCATTTAGATCGCGCATCTTGACTTCGGCGATCTCCTGGATCTGCTGCCGCGTCACCTTGCCGACCTTGGCCCGGTTGGGCTCCGCCGACCCCTTCTCCAGCCCAGCCGCCTTACGCAGCAAGACCGGCGTTGGCGGGGTCTTCAGGATGAACGTGAACGACCCATCGGTGAAGATAGTGATCTCGGCCGGGATAATGTCGCCGGGCCTGGATGAGGTGCGGGCATTGTATTCCTTGCAGAACACCATCAGGTTGATCCCATGCGGCGCCAGGGCAGGCCCGATCGGCGGCGCAGGGTTGGCTTTGCCTGCCGCGATCTGCAGGCGGACGACGGTCTTGATCTTCTTCGCCACGGGTTTTCTCCTTCTGTGGTCCGAGCGGGCAGTTCGGGCTGCCCTCCCACTCTGGGCCGAACGGCCTGACCTCAGGCCTTCTCGACCTGCAGGAAATCCAGCTCCACGGGCGTATCACGCCCAAAGAACGAGACCATCACACGCACTTTCGCCTTCTCCATATCGATAGCGTCGACAGTCCCGATGAAGTCATTGAAAGGTCCATCGATGATACGAACCTTCTGGCCAGTCTTGAAGGTGACTTTCACCCGCGGCGCTTCTGCTTCCATCCGCTTGACGATCTGGGCTACCTCTTCCGGCCTCAAGGCGGTGGGCTCATTGCCCATGCCGACGAATCCGGTCACGCCGGGCGTGTTGCGCACCACGTACCAGGATTCCTCGCTCATCACCATCTGAACCAGGATGTATCCCGGGAATACCCGGCGCTCAACGGTGCGGCGCTTCCCGTCCCGCACTTCGAGTTCCTCTTCCGTTGGCACGACCACATCGAAGATCTTGCCTTTCATGCCCATGCTTTCGATGCGCTGCTCCAGGTTGTGGCGCACCTTGTTCTCGTAGCCTGAGTAGCAGTGCACGACGTACCAGCGGCGGCCGTCGTCCGGCTCCTCGGCCGGCAGCTGGTCGATGTCGGCGCTGGCCTCGGGCGTTGCCGGCGCCTCGGCGG
This DNA window, taken from Anaerolineales bacterium, encodes the following:
- the rplK gene encoding 50S ribosomal protein L11; this translates as MAKKIKTVVRLQIAAGKANPAPPIGPALAPHGINLMVFCKEYNARTSSRPGDIIPAEITIFTDGSFTFILKTPPTPVLLRKAAGLEKGSAEPNRAKVGKVTRQQIQEIAEVKMRDLNAIDLEGAMRQIEGTARNMGIVVEG
- the nusG gene encoding transcription termination/antitermination protein NusG → MPAEEPDDGRRWYVVHCYSGYENKVRHNLEQRIESMGMKGKIFDVVVPTEEELEVRDGKRRTVERRVFPGYILVQMVMSEESWYVVRNTPGVTGFVGMGNEPTALRPEEVAQIVKRMEAEAPRVKVTFKTGQKVRIIDGPFNDFIGTVDAIDMEKAKVRVMVSFFGRDTPVELDFLQVEKA